In Setaria viridis chromosome 5, Setaria_viridis_v4.0, whole genome shotgun sequence, the genomic stretch TCCTCACTCCATCAAGGGAACCAACTCAAGGCGGCGGCGCGTTTAAATCTCGGAGCACGTTGAGGAGAATGATGTCAAGCGAGCACCATCTGAGACACAAGTAGGTCCAGTGGATTGATGGAGCCGAGCAGAGCCAGAGAGGCGCTCCCGCGGGGCGCGGTGACTTTGGTAAGTTTCCACGCGCGCGTTGCTCGCTCCTTGCCTGACTCGGGCTGGGAGTCTGGGACTGGGAGGGAAAGGAAAGCGTGACTTGTCTTGGTGCCCGTTTTCATGCTCGAGCACGAGCAGTGCCGCGCGTGCTGATGGATGAGAGGAGAGAGCCGGCCCAGGAACGAAATGGTCGGTGGCGAACCAGCAGCGTGCATGTCCGTCTGCTTGCTGCAGTGTGGGGCCTGTATACAAGTATACAACCATGCCTACAGGGCGAATAAACATGGTCAACTCGTCTCGGCGACGTCGTCGTATGCATTATAAACATGATCGAGTTATGGGATGGCACCATAATTAAGGAGCGAGCAATATACTTAACGTAACTCACAAAAAggcaagtactccctccgaGGCTgagtaatattttttttattttttgggggGTCTAAAGAAAATGATTTTAATTTCTTTTAGAATATAAAATTTCAGATACGCGCACTTGATCCCGGGCTCAATGCGCAAAGGCCTGGGCTCTGTTGCCCTTGTCTAGATGTACGCTTCTTGATCAAGATTGTTAGGCCGAACTCCCCTCGGCGGCTCGCAAGCGAGGAAAGCTCTAGTTTTTCTACTCGGTGCGCACGCACAGACTCGGAGTCGTCTCCTAACCAAGCGCCAATGCGCCATTGTCCCGCAATCGGACTGCCGAGTTCCGATTGTCCCGTACAAGTCGGCCATCATCCGTCAATATATAAACCCCGCCTGCCACGCCCACGCTCCGCACAACTCCACCCAAAGATCTCGCGTCCACCACCTGAATCAGCAGCCGGACCCGTGGTCACGATCGTGTTCCGTCTTCTGTTCCCCGCGCGCAAGATGTCGTCGTTCCAACCGCACGAGAGCGCCGATCCGGCGCTGTGCGCCGCCGGCTGCGGCTTCTTCGGCAGCCCGGCTACCAAGGACATGTGCTCCGTCTGCTACAAGAAGAACCACTGCATCGTCAccgacgccgcctcctccactgcCACGGCGTCCGAACCCGTCCCGCGATCCGCCGTTGCCGCAAAGCCAGCCGTGCCGGCGCCCGCCGCTTCCAGCGTATCTTTCGCGCCCGCTAAAGGCGCCGTTGCTGAACCGACGGTtccgtcctcctccgcgcccgAGCCCGCGACGAAGGCGCAGCCGAGCCGGTGCGCGGCCTGCTACAAGAAGGTGGGGCTGACAGGGTTCGTGTGCCGATGCGAGAAGACGTTCTGCGGGAAGCACAGGTACGCGGAGGAGCACTGCTGCGCCTTCGACTTCAAGGGCTGCGGCCGCGACGCCATCGCCCGTAGCAACCCCGTGATTAAGGGAGACAAGCTGGCCTGCAGGATCTGAATATCTCTGATCGCCACGCTTGGGTCTTGACTCCCGTTATGCCATGCTTGCGGTTCTCTGTGGCCGGCCGCCCGTTCAGATGCCATCCCACGTTCTTAGTTTGGCTAGCATGCCACTGTTTGCAACTAGTTCATGTTTGAGAACTTGATAAGCATTCATATGAATTTGTGTTTCTCCTTTCTGTCAGATCATAGATGTCATGTGTTAGCGTTGTAGGATAAGGTGGCATGACCGGTTCCTTCGGTCAGTTAGATCTTAGCCTAGTCTTTTGGCTGCCACGACGCCCGTTACCGACGTACATGCATGGTGTGCTTGTACGTGTATAAAACACACATGAGATTATCAATACAATATGTCGATTGCCTCTCTCCCACTTTCATGGTATCAGCTTAACCTCCGATCCTATTCTTCCGCTGATCTCTCCACAACAATGGCTCAcaatccttcttcctcctccagcgcctccaccATGGGTGCCCACGATCTCAACCCCTTCCATGTTGCTGCACCAATGCCGATCGCCGCCTCCACAGTTCAACTTGTGAACATCCGTTCCCATGTGCCTGAGACACGGGAGCTGATCAACTCCAACTACTCCACCTGAAGCTCCTTCTTCAAACTAACCTTCCGCAAGTTCGGCATCATCGACCACGTCAATGGCACGGTCGACGCCCAACTCCGTCTCCACGATGTCGAGTGGATGCAGATCGACCACTGCATCGTCTCCTGGATTTACCTCACCATCTCCAAGGGCATCCGCGACATGGTGTTCCAGCGCCGCACGACGGCGTACTCCCTCTGGATGGCGGTGCGCCACCTCTTCCTCAACAACACCATGTAGCGCGCCATCTAGACGTTGCAGGACTTCCACAGCATGTATCAAGGTAAGCTCAGCGTCGCCGATTACTGCTGCCAGGTCAAGAAGTTGGCCGACACGCCACGCGATGTCGGCCATCCCATCAGcgatcaagctctcgccgtcAACACCTTGCGCGGCCTCAACTTGTGCAGCAACATGGAAGGGGTTGAGATCGTGGGCACCCACGGTGGAGGCGTTGGAGGAGGAAGGACTGTGAGCCATTGTTGCGGAGAGAGCATTGGAAGAATAGGATCGGACGTTAAGCTGATACCATGAAAGGGGGAGAGAGGCAATCGATAGATTGTATTGATCATCTCAGGTGTGTTTTATAGATGTACAAGCACACCATGCACGTCCGTCGGTAATGGGCATCGTGGCAGCTGAAAAACTAGGCCAAGATCTAACTAACCAAAGGAACCGGTCATGCCACCTTATCCTACAACGCTACGTGTGCCAGGGCAGGAATCTTCATGCCCAATCCTCGGTACGCTCAGGTTGCCACGATGGTGGACAATCACGCCGTGCCCTCCAGTGTTCATGTGGCCCTGCGTGATCCAGCATAGCGCGATGCGATGCAAGAAGAAGTTGTTGCTCTTCATAGGAACAACACGTGGACCCTCGTTCCACGACCAAGCAATGCGCACATCATCATCAATAAATGGATATTCAAGAACAAGCTCCTTCCCGACGGTACATTGGAATGACGAAAGGCTTGGTGGGTGGTCGTGGTTTCAACGAACGCCCCGGCGTCGACTTCGATCAGACGTTCTCTCCCGTCGTCAAGCCTGCGACCATTCGGACCGTCCTCACCCTCACCATCTCTCACCGGTGGCCGATACATCAAATGGATGTCAAGAACGCGTTCTTGCACGGCGAACTGCAGGAATGTGTATATTGTCAACAGCCCACCGGGATCATCGACGACCGCCGGCCCGACTACGTCTGTCTTCTCACGAAGTCCTTGTACGGCCTCCGTCAAGCACCGCGTGCATGGTACCAACAATTTGCCGGGCATCTTCACAGTCTCGGCTTTGTCTCCACGGGCTCCGATAGCTCGCTCTTCGTGTTTCACCATGGCAACGACACG encodes the following:
- the LOC117859076 gene encoding zinc finger A20 and AN1 domain-containing stress-associated protein 5; protein product: MRHCPAIGLPSSDCPVQVGHHPSIYKPRLPRPRSAQLHPKISRPPPESAAGPVVTIVFRLLFPARKMSSFQPHESADPALCAAGCGFFGSPATKDMCSVCYKKNHCIVTDAASSTATASEPVPRSAVAAKPAVPAPAASSVSFAPAKGAVAEPTVPSSSAPEPATKAQPSRCAACYKKVGLTGFVCRCEKTFCGKHRYAEEHCCAFDFKGCGRDAIARSNPVIKGDKLACRI